In Candidatus Nomurabacteria bacterium, the following proteins share a genomic window:
- a CDS encoding elongation factor P, with protein sequence MAVLSYNEITPKKVIIFNDEPYLVLSYHVFRKQQRKPVNITKLKSLKSGRVVENTFHVNETAEEADLENRKIVFIYRKGDEYWFHNSGRPSERFALTADLIGDAGKFIKDRSELEALVYEDEVIGVKIPIKIELKVKEAMDAVKGNTSSGAQKEVTLETGATLMVPMFIGEGDMIAINTETGEYSERVEKA encoded by the coding sequence ATGGCAGTCTTATCTTATAACGAAATTACCCCGAAAAAGGTTATCATTTTTAATGATGAGCCTTATTTAGTGCTCTCTTACCACGTTTTTCGCAAACAACAACGTAAACCAGTAAACATCACTAAGCTTAAAAGCTTAAAATCAGGACGGGTGGTTGAAAATACTTTTCATGTAAATGAAACCGCTGAAGAAGCTGATCTAGAGAATCGTAAAATTGTTTTTATCTACCGCAAAGGTGATGAATATTGGTTCCATAACTCAGGCCGACCCAGTGAACGCTTTGCTTTAACAGCTGATTTAATCGGTGATGCCGGCAAGTTTATCAAGGACCGTTCAGAACTTGAGGCTTTAGTTTACGAAGATGAAGTGATCGGCGTAAAAATACCGATCAAGATTGAACTAAAAGTCAAAGAAGCTATGGACGCTGTCAAAGGTAACACCTCCTCTGGTGCTCAGAAGGAAGTGACTCTAGAGACCGGGGCGACTTTGATGGTGCCAATGTTTATTGGTGAGGGTGATATGATTGCAATCAATACCGAGACCGGGGAGTATTCAGAGCGAGTAGAAAAGGCGTAA
- a CDS encoding methionine--tRNA ligase, producing the protein MSDKKAKYITTTLPYVNSDPHIGFGLEVVQADALARYYRLLGHEVFFNTGTDEHGQKIAQKADEKGEDRQAYVDHYANEFRKLADPETGLNLSFDNFIRTTDEGHKKATEEIWRRCAEKGDIYKKKYSGLYCVGCESFKVESDLVDGKCPDHNQEPELIEEENYFFKLSNYQEYLEEYLSKEGVVLPEWRRQEALNFVKNGLEDFSISREKKRLNWGVPVPDDEDQVMYVWFDALTNYISTLGWPDEEGDFKKFWTEGEVLQLAGKDQVRFQSIMWQAMLRSAGVKATDKVVYHGFINSGGQKMSKSLGNVISPYEMIERYGVDATRYILLRHVHPFDDSDVTWEKMDEWYTANLVNGLGNLVARVMKMAETHLEEPVKRPEAVGFDTEYEEAFVNFNFQAVGDFVWKKVGELDEYIAINEPFKVIKTDKEKGIEMVKYLVSELYKVGRLLNPIMPETSKIIKEAVLANKKPENLFGRLEK; encoded by the coding sequence ATGTCAGACAAAAAAGCTAAATATATCACCACCACTTTACCGTATGTAAACTCCGATCCACATATTGGTTTTGGGCTTGAAGTGGTACAAGCTGATGCTCTAGCGCGATATTATCGCTTGCTTGGTCATGAGGTGTTTTTTAATACTGGTACCGATGAACATGGACAAAAGATTGCTCAAAAGGCTGATGAAAAAGGGGAGGATAGGCAGGCTTATGTTGACCACTATGCCAATGAGTTTAGGAAATTAGCCGACCCTGAGACTGGTCTCAATCTTTCTTTTGATAATTTTATCCGTACCACTGATGAAGGGCACAAAAAAGCAACAGAAGAGATCTGGCGACGTTGTGCTGAGAAAGGTGATATCTATAAGAAGAAGTATTCGGGACTTTATTGTGTGGGATGTGAGTCTTTTAAGGTGGAGTCAGACTTGGTGGATGGAAAATGTCCTGATCACAACCAAGAACCTGAACTAATAGAGGAGGAGAACTATTTTTTCAAACTATCTAACTACCAAGAATATTTGGAAGAATATTTGTCTAAAGAGGGAGTGGTGCTACCGGAGTGGCGACGCCAAGAAGCGCTTAATTTTGTAAAAAATGGTCTAGAAGACTTTAGTATCTCGCGCGAAAAGAAGCGTTTGAATTGGGGAGTACCGGTACCGGATGACGAAGACCAGGTTATGTACGTGTGGTTTGATGCTTTGACCAACTATATTTCTACGCTCGGTTGGCCAGATGAAGAAGGGGATTTCAAGAAATTCTGGACAGAGGGTGAGGTGTTGCAGCTAGCTGGAAAAGACCAGGTACGTTTTCAGTCGATAATGTGGCAAGCAATGCTGAGGAGCGCGGGAGTAAAAGCGACTGATAAAGTGGTTTATCATGGCTTTATCAATAGCGGTGGACAAAAAATGAGTAAGTCGCTAGGGAATGTGATTAGTCCGTATGAAATGATTGAGCGTTACGGTGTAGACGCTACTCGTTATATTCTACTTCGTCACGTACATCCATTTGATGATTCAGACGTAACTTGGGAAAAAATGGACGAATGGTATACCGCCAACTTGGTAAATGGCCTTGGTAACTTGGTGGCTCGGGTGATGAAAATGGCGGAGACGCATCTAGAAGAACCTGTAAAAAGACCAGAAGCAGTGGGCTTTGATACTGAATATGAAGAAGCTTTTGTAAATTTTAATTTTCAGGCTGTTGGCGACTTTGTTTGGAAGAAAGTTGGTGAACTAGATGAATATATAGCAATTAACGAGCCGTTTAAAGTAATAAAGACTGATAAAGAGAAGGGAATAGAAATGGTAAAATATTTGGTAAGTGAATTATATAAAGTTGGCCGATTATTAAATCCTATTATGCCTGAAACTAGTAAAATAATTAAAGAAGCTGTTTTGGCAAACAAAAAACCTGAGAATTTGTTTGGTCGACTAGAAAAATAA
- a CDS encoding 30S ribosomal protein S6, which translates to MSDTKMPATEAKTGDERELVSYEFAFHVLPTVAEGEVASVFDQLKNHITKVGGELIDEESPKRFDLAYDIFKYLEGKNRKFNSAYFGWVRFRLEPAKIAKLTEAFEGSKELLRFLLIKLTKVEEQNPFRFHDAIVEKKVQVIDDEDLEEDEESINEEEVESEGETKDDNNSKEAEETV; encoded by the coding sequence ATGTCAGACACAAAAATGCCAGCGACTGAAGCAAAGACCGGCGATGAGCGTGAGCTTGTTAGCTACGAATTTGCTTTCCACGTACTTCCAACAGTTGCTGAAGGGGAAGTAGCCAGTGTTTTTGATCAACTCAAAAACCATATTACTAAAGTCGGGGGTGAGCTCATAGATGAAGAGTCACCAAAACGCTTTGATTTAGCGTACGACATCTTTAAGTACCTTGAAGGTAAGAATCGAAAATTCAACAGCGCCTATTTTGGCTGGGTTCGTTTTCGTCTTGAGCCGGCTAAGATTGCTAAGTTGACCGAAGCCTTTGAGGGGAGTAAAGAATTACTGCGCTTCTTGCTTATAAAGTTAACGAAAGTTGAGGAGCAAAATCCATTTCGCTTCCATGATGCGATTGTTGAAAAGAAGGTTCAGGTTATAGACGATGAGGATTTGGAGGAAGATGAAGAATCTATCAATGAAGAAGAGGTGGAATCTGAAGGAGAAACAAAAGACGACAACAATAGCAAAGAGGCTGAAGAAACGGTATAA
- a CDS encoding single-stranded DNA-binding protein: protein MYINKAMVYGNLTRDPELKSLPSGMQVCSFSLATNRVFNDRDGKRQEAADYHNIVVFGKQAENCAKYLSKGNSAFVEGRMQTRSWDKDGQKQYRTEVIAERVQFGPKGGGSSVSAGGSGKSDDDSQKSALPDYPEEEINPEDIPF from the coding sequence ATGTATATCAACAAAGCAATGGTCTACGGCAACTTGACTCGTGATCCAGAGTTAAAATCTTTGCCTAGCGGTATGCAAGTGTGTTCATTTTCACTTGCTACCAACCGTGTTTTTAATGATCGTGATGGTAAGAGACAAGAAGCGGCTGATTATCACAATATTGTGGTATTTGGTAAGCAGGCAGAAAATTGCGCCAAGTATCTAAGTAAAGGCAATAGTGCTTTTGTTGAAGGTAGGATGCAAACTCGGTCTTGGGATAAGGATGGACAAAAACAGTATCGTACAGAGGTGATTGCAGAGCGAGTACAGTTTGGTCCTAAGGGTGGAGGTTCGTCAGTTTCAGCTGGTGGAAGTGGTAAATCAGATGATGATAGTCAAAAGTCCGCTCTTCCAGATTACCCAGAAGAAGAAATCAATCCTGAAGACATTCCGTTTTAA
- a CDS encoding glycine--tRNA ligase — translation MKNDKMEKIVALSKRRGFVFQGSEIYGGLAGVFDYGPNGVELLNNLKRAWWKANVYDKENYFGVDSGMFKHPKVWDASGHTSGFSDPLAECRECNTRIRVDKELGAIGVTADEKMSEEEINQLFDANRDNIQCPKCGKKNFTPARAFNLLVKSNLGDFTSKGDNPVYLPGEACQGIYLNYKNILDTMSPKLPFGIVQIGKAFRNEISPRNFLFRTREMEQADTQLFVRPHENKEAYEQVKKDRWDWYLSIGIKPENLRFKQHDNLVFYASDAWDIEYNFPGLGFDELEGIHDRTDYDLTQHMKFSGVDLRYTDPETGEKYIPWILETSVGMGRMFMAVISDAYYEDEIDGNVRTVLKLHKDLAPYRVAVSPLLKNKPQLVEKAREVFKHLKKSFGNVAFDDNGNIGKRYRRQDEIGTPACVVIDFETLGEEKPELKDTVTVRDRDTGEQTRVKIDELVEYLNK, via the coding sequence ATGAAAAACGACAAAATGGAGAAGATAGTAGCGCTTTCAAAGCGACGAGGGTTTGTATTCCAAGGAAGTGAGATTTATGGGGGGTTGGCTGGGGTTTTTGATTATGGTCCAAATGGAGTTGAACTTCTGAATAATTTGAAGCGAGCTTGGTGGAAGGCAAATGTCTACGATAAAGAAAATTATTTTGGGGTTGATTCAGGAATGTTTAAACATCCAAAAGTATGGGATGCTAGCGGACATACGTCAGGTTTTTCTGATCCTTTAGCTGAGTGCCGTGAGTGTAATACACGGATTCGAGTCGACAAAGAACTGGGAGCCATTGGTGTAACGGCAGATGAGAAAATGTCGGAAGAGGAAATCAATCAACTTTTTGATGCTAACCGTGATAACATCCAGTGTCCTAAGTGTGGTAAGAAAAATTTTACACCAGCTCGTGCGTTCAATTTGCTTGTAAAATCAAATCTTGGAGATTTTACTTCAAAAGGAGATAATCCCGTGTATTTGCCAGGGGAAGCTTGTCAAGGTATTTATCTAAATTACAAAAACATTCTCGATACCATGTCACCAAAGCTACCGTTTGGTATTGTGCAAATTGGTAAGGCATTTCGTAACGAAATTTCACCACGCAACTTTCTTTTTCGTACTCGTGAAATGGAGCAAGCAGACACACAACTGTTTGTTAGACCACATGAAAACAAAGAAGCCTACGAGCAAGTAAAAAAAGATCGTTGGGATTGGTATCTTTCTATCGGTATAAAGCCAGAAAATCTTCGCTTTAAACAACATGACAACCTTGTTTTTTATGCGTCTGATGCTTGGGATATAGAATATAATTTTCCAGGTCTTGGTTTTGATGAACTTGAAGGTATTCACGATCGTACTGATTATGATCTTACACAACATATGAAGTTTTCCGGAGTTGATCTTCGCTATACTGACCCTGAGACAGGTGAGAAGTATATTCCGTGGATTCTAGAAACATCTGTTGGTATGGGTAGAATGTTTATGGCTGTTATTTCAGATGCGTATTATGAAGATGAAATTGATGGTAATGTACGAACGGTCTTAAAACTACATAAAGATCTGGCACCATATCGGGTAGCGGTTTCACCGCTTTTGAAAAATAAACCTCAGTTGGTTGAGAAGGCTAGAGAAGTATTTAAACACCTAAAAAAGAGCTTCGGTAACGTTGCCTTTGATGACAACGGTAATATTGGCAAGCGTTACCGTAGGCAAGATGAAATCGGCACACCAGCTTGTGTGGTGATTGACTTCGAAACTCTAGGAGAAGAAAAACCAGAGCTAAAGGATACTGTGACAGTACGCGACCGTGATACTGGCGAGCAGACAAGGGTGAAGATCGACGAGTTGGTGGAGTATCTAAATAAATAA
- a CDS encoding recombination protein O N-terminal domain-containing protein: MSYQTYITEAIVCGSFLHNTADKVFVLFTREAGMLYATARSVREERSKQRPALQEFSQIRVSLVKGKQGWRIGSVVPGPNYFATAKSREARGSVVMLMKTLRRFVHGEEAHSLLFDFCVGASRLLISECQKRSFLELAVQLRILDELGYVDSKDIPKNFKVAPASTLAEYESELSAEKMKKLIDNAVANSHL; the protein is encoded by the coding sequence ATGTCATACCAAACCTACATCACAGAGGCGATAGTTTGCGGTAGTTTTTTGCACAATACCGCTGATAAGGTATTTGTGCTTTTTACCCGTGAGGCAGGCATGCTCTATGCTACTGCCCGTAGTGTGCGCGAAGAGCGGTCGAAGCAGCGGCCGGCCTTGCAAGAGTTTTCTCAAATCAGAGTCTCTTTAGTGAAAGGTAAGCAAGGTTGGCGAATCGGTAGTGTTGTTCCAGGGCCAAACTATTTTGCTACAGCTAAGAGTCGTGAGGCTCGTGGTAGTGTGGTCATGCTTATGAAGACCTTAAGGCGGTTTGTCCATGGTGAGGAGGCGCACTCTTTACTTTTTGACTTCTGTGTTGGTGCCTCGCGTCTTTTGATTAGTGAGTGTCAAAAGCGCAGCTTTCTGGAATTGGCGGTGCAATTAAGGATTTTGGACGAGCTTGGCTATGTTGATTCAAAAGATATTCCCAAAAACTTCAAGGTGGCCCCGGCCAGTACCTTGGCTGAATATGAATCTGAGTTGTCAGCTGAAAAAATGAAGAAACTAATAGACAACGCAGTTGCGAATAGCCACCTCTAA
- a CDS encoding TatD family hydrolase, translated as MKYTHIDTHTHLNLSAFKEDLEEVLKRTREAGVAHINVGTKDTTSKKAVEIAEANDGAWAIVGLHPIQTTPGHHDEETVGENGQPFTAKGEEFDTEFYCELAKSDKVVGIGECGFDYFHCGPETYEIQERAFIKQIELANELGLPLMIHTRDPKPGGVSPTGRSVYEDVYETLKKYAKVPGNVHFYAGTYEQAKKLFELGFTVSFTGVITFAKVYEEVVRAVPLDLMHAETDSPYVAPVPHRGKRCEPMYVKEVVEKIADIKNLPVEEVREQLLKNAEKLYGIK; from the coding sequence ATGAAATACACTCACATTGACACCCATACCCATCTCAACCTCTCAGCTTTTAAGGAAGACTTGGAGGAAGTTTTGAAGCGTACTCGCGAGGCTGGGGTGGCGCATATCAATGTCGGTACCAAAGACACTACTAGTAAAAAAGCGGTGGAGATAGCAGAAGCTAATGACGGAGCTTGGGCGATTGTTGGTCTTCATCCAATCCAGACTACTCCCGGACATCACGATGAGGAAACGGTAGGTGAAAATGGTCAACCTTTTACCGCTAAAGGTGAAGAGTTCGATACTGAGTTCTACTGTGAGCTAGCCAAGAGTGATAAGGTGGTTGGGATTGGGGAATGCGGGTTTGATTATTTCCATTGTGGGCCGGAGACTTATGAGATCCAGGAGCGAGCATTTATAAAGCAGATTGAACTGGCCAATGAGCTTGGTTTGCCGCTCATGATCCATACTCGCGATCCAAAACCGGGTGGCGTCAGTCCGACCGGGCGTAGTGTCTACGAAGATGTGTACGAAACATTGAAAAAATACGCCAAAGTGCCGGGTAATGTGCATTTTTATGCCGGTACCTATGAGCAGGCTAAGAAACTTTTTGAACTTGGGTTTACCGTGTCTTTCACTGGAGTAATTACTTTTGCCAAGGTTTATGAGGAGGTAGTACGAGCGGTACCGCTAGACCTAATGCATGCTGAGACCGATAGTCCGTATGTGGCACCAGTGCCGCATAGGGGTAAGCGCTGTGAGCCGATGTATGTGAAAGAGGTGGTAGAAAAGATTGCGGATATCAAGAATTTGCCGGTAGAGGAGGTAAGAGAGCAGTTGCTGAAGAATGCAGAGAAGTTGTATGGTATTAAATAA
- a CDS encoding class I tRNA ligase family protein, with translation MKDKKVHGRENDSVEVVKEVEKSEVALREEEVQAFWEENDIFNKSVEKPAGESPKGDYIFYDGPPFATGLPHYGHIVPGTIKDAIPRFWTMNGYRVRRQWGWDCHGLPLENLIEKKLGLANKKDIEDYGIKNFNEAAREAVLEYADDWRQIIPRLGRFVDMENDYKTMDSNYTESVWWVFKQLHEKGLVYEGFKSMHLCPRCGTTLSNFEVNQGYKDVKDIAVTVKMPLLDENGNKTDTSILIWTTTPWTLPGNMAIAVNQELDYVKVSVLNSTIPDRVGADGEIKKEIKYENVILAKGRLAQLGDLPYEVVEEMKGSDLLDLSYEPPFNYFENLWATPRGPKRIDDFNEEKEKEKKAWKIYHADFVEIGEEGTGVVHLAPAYGEDDMNVAKENNIPIAHHVDYGGRFMDFVTDFAGQLVKPKDDDEARVSHLDADIEVLRHLQTAGKIFKKENITHSYPHCWRDSTPLLNYATTSWFVKVTDMRDELVAANNKVKWVPDYVGQNRFGKWLEGARDWAVSRQRYWGAPLPIWKNEKTGEYKVFGSMAEMQEFVPKSGNKYFITRHAESALNTKETLNVDVAVENGITDKGKEQVSELVEKLKAEKIDLIYYSPLQRTKETAEKVAEGLGLSKEVLVADERLLEVRFGEFDGKTVSEYHAFFTTGTDRLTKTPEGGENWTDVKRRAGELLNEIETKHKDKNVLFVSHNGTLQMLQAVAKGDDFETLGKIIEENTYDLNNAELRALPFVPFPHNDSYELDYHRPYIDDIKLYEDGEELKRVPDVFDCWFESGSVPYGQLHYPFENKEKFEAERFPAQFIAEGLDQTRGWFYSMLVLGVALFGKSPYENVIVNGLVLAEDGKKMSKSLQNYPDPMELVGRLGADSMRYYLLSSPVVHSEDLSFAEKDVLEIQRKNIGRLHNVLAMYEMFADGGEEARGASEPRHDSNNVLDRWIVARLNQLIAESTAGYKAYELDKAVRPITDFIDDLSVWYLRRSRDRLKGEDVEDKKLALGTLRYVLRELAKVMAPAMPFYAEYLYRAVRDESEAESVHLAKWPETGSVNEVLLDCMRTTRELVTLALEQRTRSGIKVRQPLSSLSVSKPVDSELLSVIADEVNVKTVTVNETQSEVVVLDTNITTELKQEGEARELIRVIQDMRKESGLKPQDVITLTIATSPAGEEMVKAQLDIIKKVVGAKEITFTTTKGKEIQIGDNSYLISIVKV, from the coding sequence ATGAAAGATAAAAAAGTACACGGTCGTGAGAACGATTCAGTTGAGGTGGTGAAAGAAGTAGAGAAGTCTGAGGTAGCTTTGCGGGAGGAAGAGGTACAGGCTTTTTGGGAGGAGAATGATATTTTTAATAAAAGTGTAGAGAAGCCGGCGGGAGAGAGTCCTAAAGGAGATTATATTTTTTATGATGGACCGCCGTTTGCAACTGGCTTGCCACATTATGGTCATATAGTGCCGGGCACTATAAAAGATGCAATCCCGCGTTTTTGGACGATGAATGGCTACCGCGTAAGGCGGCAGTGGGGTTGGGATTGTCATGGTTTGCCCCTGGAGAACTTGATTGAGAAAAAACTTGGCCTAGCCAACAAAAAAGATATCGAGGACTACGGTATCAAGAATTTTAATGAAGCCGCTAGGGAGGCGGTCTTGGAGTATGCGGATGATTGGCGACAGATTATCCCGCGCCTTGGTCGGTTTGTCGACATGGAAAATGATTACAAGACCATGGACTCAAACTACACCGAAAGTGTGTGGTGGGTATTTAAGCAACTCCATGAAAAGGGGCTGGTGTATGAAGGATTTAAGAGTATGCATCTTTGTCCACGCTGTGGGACGACTTTGTCTAACTTTGAGGTGAATCAAGGTTATAAGGATGTGAAGGATATCGCGGTGACGGTCAAAATGCCACTACTGGATGAAAACGGTAATAAGACTGATACCAGTATCTTGATTTGGACGACGACCCCGTGGACTTTGCCAGGTAATATGGCAATTGCGGTCAATCAAGAGTTGGATTATGTGAAGGTTTCTGTTCTAAACTCAACTATTCCTGACAGAGTGGGTGCTGATGGAGAAATAAAAAAGGAAATTAAATACGAGAATGTAATTTTAGCCAAAGGTCGATTGGCTCAATTGGGTGATTTGCCTTATGAGGTGGTAGAGGAAATGAAAGGTTCAGACTTGCTAGATCTGTCATACGAGCCACCGTTCAATTACTTTGAAAATTTATGGGCAACACCTAGAGGCCCAAAAAGAATAGATGATTTTAATGAGGAGAAAGAAAAAGAAAAAAAAGCTTGGAAGATTTACCACGCGGATTTTGTCGAAATTGGTGAGGAGGGGACTGGGGTCGTGCATTTGGCGCCGGCTTATGGTGAGGACGATATGAATGTAGCTAAGGAAAATAATATTCCTATCGCACACCATGTTGATTATGGTGGGCGGTTTATGGATTTTGTGACTGACTTTGCTGGGCAATTAGTGAAGCCAAAAGATGACGATGAAGCTCGGGTGTCGCACTTGGATGCGGATATTGAAGTCTTGCGTCACCTACAAACAGCTGGAAAGATTTTCAAGAAAGAAAATATCACTCACAGTTACCCGCATTGTTGGCGCGACAGCACACCGCTTTTAAATTACGCGACTACATCGTGGTTTGTGAAAGTAACTGACATGAGAGATGAGTTGGTGGCCGCCAATAATAAAGTGAAGTGGGTGCCGGATTATGTCGGACAAAACCGCTTTGGCAAGTGGCTGGAAGGGGCACGCGACTGGGCGGTGTCTAGGCAGCGTTATTGGGGTGCGCCACTGCCGATCTGGAAAAATGAAAAGACTGGTGAATATAAGGTGTTCGGTAGCATGGCTGAGATGCAGGAATTTGTGCCCAAAAGTGGCAATAAATACTTTATTACCCGTCACGCTGAATCAGCTTTGAATACCAAAGAGACTTTAAATGTGGATGTGGCGGTTGAGAATGGTATTACTGATAAAGGTAAAGAGCAGGTAAGTGAGTTGGTAGAAAAACTAAAAGCCGAAAAGATTGATCTTATTTATTATTCTCCACTACAACGCACGAAAGAAACGGCAGAGAAAGTAGCGGAAGGACTAGGTTTGTCTAAGGAGGTTTTAGTGGCGGACGAACGTTTGCTTGAAGTACGGTTTGGTGAATTTGATGGCAAGACTGTAAGTGAATATCACGCTTTTTTTACGACTGGAACTGATCGTTTGACCAAAACTCCAGAAGGAGGAGAAAACTGGACGGATGTGAAAAGACGAGCGGGTGAATTGTTGAATGAAATTGAAACAAAGCATAAGGATAAGAATGTTTTGTTTGTTTCTCATAACGGGACTTTGCAGATGTTGCAAGCGGTCGCCAAAGGTGATGATTTTGAAACTTTAGGAAAGATTATTGAGGAAAATACCTACGACTTAAATAACGCAGAGCTCAGAGCTTTGCCGTTTGTGCCATTTCCTCATAACGACAGCTACGAACTCGATTATCATCGACCATATATCGACGATATTAAGTTGTATGAAGACGGGGAGGAATTAAAGCGAGTGCCGGATGTCTTTGACTGTTGGTTTGAGAGTGGGTCGGTGCCGTATGGGCAGCTTCATTATCCGTTTGAAAATAAGGAAAAGTTCGAGGCAGAGCGTTTCCCGGCGCAGTTTATTGCTGAGGGTCTAGATCAGACTCGGGGGTGGTTTTACTCCATGCTCGTCTTAGGGGTGGCGCTTTTTGGTAAGTCGCCGTATGAGAATGTGATTGTAAACGGATTGGTTTTGGCGGAGGATGGAAAGAAAATGAGTAAGTCATTGCAGAACTATCCTGATCCGATGGAGCTCGTGGGTCGCTTGGGGGCAGACTCGATGCGGTATTATCTTTTGTCTTCGCCGGTAGTGCATAGTGAAGATTTGAGCTTCGCCGAAAAAGACGTGCTTGAAATACAACGGAAGAATATCGGACGACTTCATAATGTACTGGCGATGTATGAAATGTTTGCGGATGGTGGTGAGGAAGCCCGGGGGGCTTCCGAACCGCGCCACGATTCCAATAATGTTTTAGATCGCTGGATCGTGGCGCGCCTCAATCAACTGATCGCCGAATCAACTGCTGGTTACAAAGCTTATGAGCTCGATAAAGCCGTGCGACCAATTACTGATTTTATTGATGATTTGTCCGTGTGGTATCTCCGCCGCTCACGTGACCGTCTCAAGGGTGAGGATGTGGAAGACAAGAAGCTAGCGCTTGGTACCTTGCGCTATGTCCTTCGTGAATTAGCCAAGGTAATGGCACCGGCCATGCCTTTCTACGCTGAATATCTATACCGAGCAGTGCGAGATGAAAGTGAGGCAGAGAGCGTGCACTTGGCTAAGTGGCCAGAGACCGGGTCTGTTAATGAAGTTTTACTTGATTGTATGAGGACTACCCGTGAATTAGTGACCTTGGCTTTGGAGCAGCGCACACGATCTGGAATAAAGGTACGACAACCACTGTCGTCTTTGTCGGTCTCTAAACCGGTTGATTCAGAGTTATTAAGTGTGATTGCAGACGAGGTTAATGTAAAGACGGTTACAGTCAACGAAACTCAGTCTGAAGTAGTGGTACTCGACACTAATATTACTACCGAATTGAAACAGGAGGGAGAGGCGCGTGAATTGATTAGGGTTATACAGGATATGCGTAAAGAGTCTGGTCTCAAGCCCCAGGACGTAATTACTCTGACCATAGCCACATCACCAGCTGGTGAGGAGATGGTAAAAGCACAGCTAGATATAATCAAGAAAGTGGTTGGAGCGAAAGAAATCACATTTACCACAACCAAAGGAAAAGAAATCCAAATTGGTGATAATTCATACCTAATTTCTATTGTTAAGGTTTAA
- the rpsR gene encoding 30S ribosomal protein S18, protein MEQHNLHKKAALEHIDYKDITSLGAYVNPHSRMFGRKRTGFSAKSQRDFARAIKRARFMALLPYIQH, encoded by the coding sequence ATGGAACAGCATAATCTACACAAAAAAGCTGCTTTGGAGCACATTGACTACAAGGATATAACTAGCCTTGGAGCTTATGTAAATCCGCACTCTCGTATGTTTGGTCGCAAGCGAACTGGTTTTTCAGCTAAATCACAGCGTGATTTTGCTCGCGCTATCAAACGAGCACGGTTTATGGCTTTGCTGCCGTATATTCAGCACTAA
- a CDS encoding D-alanyl-D-alanine carboxypeptidase family protein, which produces MSQEPKTKSIKIVVLILIVILVALTGYLFLENSKKTDQILALNTERDELQISLEKLGFEKTQIENTAEELTKELTLTKETLQETEDDLRHEKNKNDDFEDQIRSISGTVKDLDKLSKTDEELLQKYSRTYFLNENFIPLKLKQIDDKYILPGKKDQYFHGDAIGFLEDLLDAAKRAGHDIKIVSAYRSFDEQQDLKGQYTQVYGSGSNAFSADQGYSEHQLGTTVDLTDESTNGTYQSFGETEAYKWLVDNAYRYGFILSYPENNEFYIYEPWHWRFVGTDLAGDLHRKNAQFYEWDQRKIDEYLIKIFD; this is translated from the coding sequence ATGTCACAAGAGCCAAAAACAAAATCAATTAAAATCGTAGTGTTAATACTGATTGTCATTCTAGTTGCCCTAACAGGATATTTATTCCTAGAGAACAGCAAAAAGACTGACCAAATATTGGCTCTAAATACTGAGCGAGACGAGCTCCAGATATCGTTGGAAAAACTTGGTTTTGAGAAAACTCAAATCGAAAACACTGCCGAAGAGCTCACAAAAGAGTTGACTCTGACCAAAGAAACGCTGCAAGAAACCGAAGACGATCTGAGACACGAAAAAAACAAAAATGATGATTTTGAAGATCAGATTCGCTCTATTTCCGGTACGGTAAAAGATTTGGATAAGCTTTCTAAGACCGATGAGGAACTACTACAAAAATATTCTCGTACTTATTTCTTGAATGAAAACTTCATCCCACTCAAATTAAAGCAAATTGACGATAAATACATATTGCCGGGTAAGAAGGACCAATATTTTCACGGTGATGCAATTGGGTTTTTAGAAGACTTGCTTGATGCCGCTAAAAGGGCCGGTCACGACATAAAAATAGTTTCAGCTTATCGGTCTTTTGACGAGCAACAGGATCTGAAGGGCCAATATACACAAGTCTACGGTAGCGGCTCAAACGCTTTCTCAGCTGATCAAGGCTACTCGGAACACCAGCTCGGTACTACAGTAGATTTGACCGACGAATCTACCAACGGCACCTATCAGTCTTTTGGCGAAACTGAAGCTTATAAATGGTTGGTGGACAACGCCTATCGCTACGGATTCATTCTCTCCTACCCTGAGAATAATGAGTTTTATATTTATGAACCATGGCATTGGCGCTTTGTCGGTACTGACCTAGCTGGCGACCTTCATCGCAAAAATGCCCAATTTTACGAATGGGACCAAAGAAAGATTGACGAGTATTTAATTAAGATTTTTGATTAA